The genomic interval ACAAAATATATTATACAATCTGATTCCTCAATAAATATAATGGAGTAAATCTTACTTTTatgatatattttaaaattaactataattaattaattaattctattaTTTTATGCATGTGCAAGTTAATATCTAgtcttttaaatatatatataataattcatCATTTTTTAATATCTTAAAATCGAGTTTCTAatattttatgcatgtttttagttGACCCAGTATTCTGCTTACACGGTTTAATAGatctataaaaaaatttcattcgTCACCAAGGGCACAACTAGATGGGGATTGGAGGGTGTGACCGCCCCcgaatttccttttttaaactaATACTATACTTCACTAtcattttgattaattaattcacCACGGTTCATAGAGCTAAAATTGACTATATATTTAAAAAGCCGCCGATCTAAGATATCaattgatattatttttatccgaaaatattataatttagaatattaagtattaaaattttaaaataaaatatataataataaatagatgAACTAAATCGTAGCATATGAAGTGAgagtgttaaattaaaattagatagaATTTGAACTAAATTCAACGAGTAGGCACAGAGATAAAGATTACATTAGTTCAAACCGACGGAATTGATTTGGTCAAGTTATGGTATAACCAAGTTGAAGGTTTAAACAAGTTCGATCGGTTTAAAACGAATTTAAgtattttcccttttttttctcccttttctCCCAACACACACTGTAGCCCCCGCAATGTCGTACCCCACCACCATGCCCTTGCCCATCCCTAATTTTCCCCTTCCTCTTCCACATTTCCTTCTACGATGACAGTAAACTTGTAGTTTTTTCCTCTCGTATTCTCAAACAagctttcttttcttctcctttctcttctctaacAAGCAAGAAAAGAAACACTGGCTATTGTCCTCTTCCAGCAACAAGAGCAGTCCATGCTCGGCCCtcgcatcttcttcttcttcttctcatgtTTTGTAGAATTTTGTTAGCACCGCAAGAATAATCTTATTTTGCTTTGCCTTACTCTCTTTATGTCGTTATCAAATTCATCGAAACTAGTCAAGATTGCTAACAAAAAAGATAACATTTTCATCTTTTACTTTTTCCACtctattttcttttttgttttttccaAAAGCAAGAGTTTTTCTTTTACCTTTCCCGACAAACAATCCTTTATAAGTAGTTATTTTTCCTCTTTGTCAAATCACAATAATAGCAAAAAGGAGTAAGTTATTCATTTCTTCTttcatgtttcattaatttaaGGAGAAttgtaaaatataaattttattttattagattAATAATTAAGACAATTATTTAGATCAAAATAGAGGTTTCAAATGTAGAAATGTTAAATATTATGAGAAATCATAGATAAGCTTTGGATCGATAAATTATTTCAATTAGAACTAAGGTTAAATATTTTGTActgtattattttttaatttattgaattgGCCCTATCTGATTGAGAATCCTAACTATGTCACTGTAGATCATTAGAATAAACCAAGAAATACTCGTAGTGGACGATCCATTATTATGATAATTCGTCAAACTAAGAAAGTAAGCTTACCTTTTTAGCAAACCTGATTACACTTACTTTAAACTTTTCTCACAGTCTGTTTTTAATTTACGTGAAAGAAGATAAATTATAAGTTTAACTAATTAAGAGATGGGAAGAGTTTTTTTTGTTCCGAAGGAAGATGCCTATCAAAAATTGATCCATGCTCGTGTAGTAAATTCAGAaaccttagggggcgtttggtacgcgcgtttttcatttttattttctagaaaacgtgcgttttctgaaaaatgatgtttggtttgcgtttttcgcgcgcgttttctaaaaaattagcTATCGTTttttagaaaaacagagaatgacaaaaagtcattttctattttctaaaaaacacacattttttaaaaaatgaaaatgaaaatggtgCAAACCAAACACACCTTTACCTTTGCTATTTTCTAAGTCGTCGATTGAGCCAAAGTCTTCAACCATAAAGCCCAATCAATTGCGCCACCGGAAACAAGTCAACGGGAGCAATCGAAAAGGATTTTGAAGGCGGATCACGTGAGTTCCACGTGACACAGTCGTGGAAATTCCCCGCCTCCACGTTCGGTTGAGTCGTCGGGTCGCGCGAGTAGCAATTGGCGGAAACATACGAAGCGCAATTCTCGTCCAACCAGCCAACGACACGCACGCACAATGCGAAGTTGATAGACGCGTCGTCTCCGGAGCGGTGGGTGTCGATGTCGCCCGTTACAGAACGAGGATGCTGCTTAAAAGTTGAAACCCTCCCTCGAAGAGTAGacgacctcctcctcctcctcttcctcctccttctccttcttcttctctgtctTCTCCTTCGTTCGCATCTGCAATCCGCCCTTCCAAAGCGAGGGAGAATGGCGATGGTATCGGCTCTAGCCAAGTACAAGTTGGTGTTCTTGGGAGATCAATCGGTGGGCAAAACTAGCATCATCACTCGCTTCATGTACGACAAATTCGATATCACGTATCAGGTCCAAGAAATCCTTCTTTTTTCCTCCTTATTTCCACTTCGTCGCATATTGGGGATTGCGTGTTTTATGCATATTACCGGTGGTGGCTTTTGAACTGGATTCGTGTTTGATTTGTTGCTGTCGTCAAAATTCAAATTGGTTTTGGGAAATTTTTTTATCTATAGATTGGGATTCTAAATGTTGTGCTTCATATATTTGGTGGTTTTCTGCTTCCAAATGGATATAGGATATTTTAGTGAATATTTGACTAAGGTTCTAATAGCTTTGTGCAAACCTTTCTCTAAACCTCTAGTTTCTTACCACGATGTTACTGAATGATGACAGGCAACCATTGGAATTGATTTTCTATCCAAAACAATGTACCTAGAAGACCGTACTGTGCGTCTTCAGCTCTGGTAATATGTTTGTCTCCTTTTTGTAACCTGCTGCAACCAATGATCCAATTGATCATATGACCATAATGTTTCTTCTTACAAggataatatttatatatacatatgattaaattttttagaatGGTATAGTTGTATCACAAATCTTGGCAGTTATAATGCACTCAGGATATTTGCTGGAATTTTCAAAGGTCAGATGGCATTTGTCCTTTCACTCCTTGTATTAGTTCCCTTTTTCCTAGtttttttagagaaaaaaaaaagagcaaaCATATTGATGGGATTATAAGGACAACACCCAACTGAAAGAATTTTCAGTGTTTTACTTATTAAAGGATGTTTACCTTTTTCATCTTGTTGCCTGCATTCTAAGTAGACATAGTAGTCGAGTGTTCCTCTACAATAAATAAAAGACAGTTGAACTCACTTCCCTCCCAATGCTAGGGAACAAATTTTCCAGTGATTTTCCCAGCCCTTTCTGTCAGCAGCTTGTCTTGTAGTTTTACGGATCAATCCATCAGTCTTCCTTGATAGAGTTCTTTTCTTCAAATAGGGGATTCCTTAGATTTCAAACATCTTAGGAAACTTCAGTATGTAGCTATTTGTGATCaagaataatttcaaaatttgttatACAATGCAGAGTAGAATGTCTACTGTATCTGAATCTATGTCTGAATATATATTCAACTAGATATAGCTTCAGACATAAAACTGATGCACATATATCATGTTTTCCATCTCAAAACTTTTTTAGTATTTCATATTATTTAATCGTTCTAATTTAATACATCAGGGATACTGCTGGACAGGAGAGATTTAGAAGTCTTATTCCAAGCTACATTAGAGACTCTTCTGTTGCAATTATTGTTTATGATATATCTAGTAAGTAATTTATGTTCTGTTTGGTTTCATATTTTCTCAAGACTCTTGAAACTGATGTAGATTCCAAAGAAAAGATATGCTAGAATTTGAGCCAGTTTACATGGTAGATCTCATGATGTTGCCTTCCTCTCAATCAACGTTCCAAGTTGAGAACAATCTCAAACCTCAGTTGGCTAATCCTTTTACTGTCACTAATAGATAATGATTTCTTCTGTCCAATAATAATTATCAGGATCTGAGATAATCAATTTAAGTTAAActagagaaaattttaaattgcAATCATTGATTGCCTGGTGTCTTATTAAAGGAGCTCCCATGGTCGTGCATCCCATGCAGCAAGTCCTTGCAAGGTCATCATCTTCTTTAGCAAATATTCAGAACGTAAAGTTTCCCTAATGCCACTTAAATGAATATCATCGGTCAAAACAAGTTTTGTTTCTTGGACGCAATACATTACATGAGTGTGGATACATAAATAACAAGAGTACATGTCTTTTTTGTGGGCAGTCGAAGGTTGTTCGAACTCAAAAGATTATATTAcaagtagcaaaaacaaaaatTACACCCCAAAAAACAATGATGTCAAAAAACCAACACTATGGTTAGGAAGCGTCCATGAGTTCACAAAAAGCACAGTAGCAGTGAGTGTATGCCTATGGTTATGTCAAAGCATGCCTTGTAAATGAGTGAATGAAGTGCAATCATGTTGAAGAGGTGTTTTACAAGAAAGCCACCTAGTAGCTCTTGATCCTATGTTGTTGGTTTTGAAGGTTGGGATTTCTTTTTCTTATGGAGAGACCACCTTGTAATTTATTTCCTCCTTGAAGCATCTGCATCAAAGCATCTAACATTGTTCTGGCTTGGTTTGTTTACATATGATCCATCATGGGTTTAAATGGCTGCATTTGTTAGCGAGCGGGGGTCAAGGCGGCAACACCCCTTGTGGGGTGAGGGGCCAGTGCCCCCGAAGCAAAATTCTTTTGAACactcattgtatgagttgctgTCATGCCTAAGACCCCGCTACCCACAAAACTTTAGCCAAGACCGTTGGCCGAAATCATACTCATAATCATGTAAATCATAGTAAAagctcatgcaatttctatatcacatataaaatctactacaacttagtatatgtcTTCGcaagtgactctgataccactataagGAATTATAACACTAAACACGCCGAAAAGCGCAGCGAAAAACAAGTTCCTTCCAGAAGATCCATACGAAGGAAAACTacatactaagttttacatgagagggttatttatacctttgctgcgTGTCCTTCGCAATCTcgacagcaacgtttctttagatgcggatcttaacacgatcaagtggtcgcgcctttatggtatccacacgaacaagcctcgtttgtctcacaaactgacaaagtggagaatgaaacaatcAAAGGTTGTGCTAacaacccttcttggaagtttcggccaagtgaagagaggaggaggaagaagagcaagaacaccaaaaattcatcatgaaaatgaatccaaaagcCCCTTTTATAGATCATGAAATTGCcttatgccttaatgtcaattgctttaattgacattaatatttgtcttcatccaatgaatccaatgcatgagcaattcaaattgttcactcttcatccaatgcatccgatgcatgagtaattcaaattgtacactcctctttcttcatgaattcaaattcataaaatcacttaatgagtccaactcattaatcatcaatccaattgactcaatgagtctaattcggactCAATctaatagttggatccaattgagtctaactcaatgagtccaatatgaattagacttaattcaatgatccatcatatgaatccatctccattaacttgttctttgtgtgtgactcaataggttctcgtaacgttggcaatgtctctaaaactattttggatacataaacaatgagtgacatctagtaaggCATCATTGATACATAAACAAAAGTTTTTTTTGGATCCTGTCATTGGAACAGGAAACATGTCAATAGGAGCACAATAGCTAGTGAATCCTCTGTCAATAGTAGGAGGTGCCTTAGAAAACACTAACCATCTTCTTCCTAACATGTCTATTTGTTCTGCAAGCAAGGCAACCAGAGAAAAGATGTCTTCTTCGGGAGTTGCATCTCTGTCCTTTGCCTGCACATCCATACACATCATGCAAAAGCATGCTATCTAGGGGGAGATGGTGAATCACATCTTCCACTAGTTGAATATCCATGGTAATAGATGGTAACAAGATTTGCTAAGCTCCTTCTCAATGGCTTGTACATCTCTAATGAACAGAAAAATGAGATCTCTTTGCTGCCCCCATGTTGATTTTCTGAGTCTCTGAAAAACTTTAATGATCAGGATATCTGACTTATTGTTCTTGGTGTAGGTAACTTTACATTTTGCAGAGCATATGTAGGAGTAGAAAGGTGTAAGAAAAACTTTGTGATCTGAATGCATGACTTCTTGTGCCTATTGGAGTTGCATTGTGGTTGAAGGAAGGCCTAGGCCTAGGGGAGGGGTGTTAACACGTGTGGTTCTGTCAGTTGGATATGATAGTACTATAGTAGGATTGGTTAGCGTTTTCGAGCCTCACTAACAGAATGGCCAATGTGATCATCAATGTCCCTTCAAGTAAAATTATGATTTATAAAAACCCTTGGAACTCCTGTGTGTGACAGCGAGGATTGACAAAAACAAACATGGCAAAGGAGCTGACAATCTTGGTGACAACTGATAACAACTTCATGCCAAGAAAAATATTGGAGATCTCATGGAGAAATTTCTGTTTGAAGAGGTTGAATCATCACTACTTTCCAGATCAACACTACATGGGGAGTGTAGGATTCCATTATATGGTTGTAGATACTTTCATGAATGATTAATGCGAAAGATTAAAAAATGAGAAATTGTACTATAATTTACCTCTTCTGAAGCTTAGTACTGGAGGAAGCACCTTACCTTCTCCAAGTTGAGACGTCCTCAAACGATTGTCAGTTTTAAGTCATTGGCACTTGTTAATGTCAGTTAAAGAGTTCAAGAAGGAATCAGGATGATCGACTCATCCATAGTTTAAGGTTGGACTGGTTGTTCAATGGACAACAATTGGGGATGATGGGTGGCAGCACAGGCACTGATATTGTACGGTTGGTTGTGGATGAGAAGATACAAATATTGGACTTGTGGATAGAGTACTGGACTTGTGGACAGTGATGAAGTCTGAAAATGTGTTTGCCTCAGGGTGTCTGTGTTGCTGCTTCAGATCGTTTGAATATGCAGGATGATAGGATGCCAAGGTCATCTGCATGGTTTAAATTAACATTGCCTGTATCCTCATGATGGTTAAGCTGTCAATACCCAATAATAACTATTGTTCGGTTAGATGAGCAACCTTTAAGTGAAATTTGCAAGACTAATCTGGAGTTCTGTTGGTTAGGTACATTTAAATGGCTCCCCATCTTGTCTAGTTATACACAAAACATGTTGCAAAGCTATTATGTTGTTCTAACATATGCTGTGGACCAATATAAATTCATAAAAGCAATTGCATTATTATGTTGTTTTAAGAGATTTAGACTTCTGGTTTGCTAAACTCCATGCATGCCCTTTCTTAGATCGGCAATCATTCTTAAACACTTCAAGGTGGATTGAGGAAGTGCGAACAGAAAGAGGCAGTGATGTTATCATAGTTCTTGTTGGGAACAAGACAGACCTTATTGACAAAAGGTCGTTTCCTATGCTTGAATCTTTTATCCTTTTTAATGATAATTCTCTTTTTTTTCCCCCATTAACAAGTACTTCTTGATGATATTACCAAAAAGAAATTATGCTCCAAAATGATGCAAGCCTGCTTCGTCAGTAATATATTTTTGGAAAATTCCATCTTTTAATAAAAAACACATAAAGTCACTAAAATTTTGTCCCTTTGCTAACTTCTTTGCTGCAGACAAGTCTCAATGGAAGAAGGAGAAACGAAAGCTCGTGAGTCTGGAGTGATGTTTATCGAAACCAGCGCTAAGGCTGGATTCAACATCAAAGTAGGCACATCTTATTGCTTCAAATGCTCGAATTCTGTTTCCAGGATCCTAATTTCTCATTATTTGGATTCACTGACAGCCATTGTTCCGCAAAATTGCCGCTTCCCTCCCTGGGATGGAATCACTCACCTCCACCAAGCAGGAGGACATGGTTGATGTTAATTTGAAGACGACGACAACTTCAGCGCAGCCACAACAGCAATCGAGTGGATGTGCATGCTAGAGATCATTCTGAAGGTGTACCATCAGCATACGCTTGAAGATGATTCAACCAAATACTTTTTCAGATGAGAACCAGCCGTAGAGTTGTTGCACCCGATCTTCCATTTTAGAATGTATTGTTTGGCATTTGTTTGAGTTTGTCATTAGATGTCTGGTGTGCATAGTTAAGAGTTCCTTCCAATTCTTGTTTCCCTTAGTATTACAAGCATGCTTGCTGCTAGATTTAAATTACAAATGTTGATTTACTTGGCAATTTTTCCCCCTTTGTATAATGATGCACAATTCAAGTATATGTGAAAAATTAAAGGTGAGTTTAATCACTTGATAATCACAATTCAAAGTGGAGCTTGAACTTGGCTTTTATGAATAAAATATAATGTTCTATATGATAACACTTCTATTTTTTATGGGATCACTGTCTTTGATCCAAAAACCTGATTAAAGGTGACTCACCTATTGATGTTTTTGGGATGGTCTTATGAAGGATTTATAACTACAACATCTTAACTGTTTTGTAGTTGAATGTGTTCTTCGACCAACAAGTTTCATCTCAAAGATCGAAAAGAAAGTCACAATCTGATCATAAACCAAAGGCCACCAACAGTTCATCCCAAATTAGCAAAATCCTCAAACTTAGTAAAACCACATAAGAGCATCAGGCTGGCTGAACCAACAAAAGAATTTGCAGTTCCTCATTTACAACCATAGATTTTCGACATGCATAGCAAAAACATAGACTGATAAGCAATAATAATCATGTTACAGAGGAGAATCTAAAGCAGGTACCTCATCCCAGCATTTGAATAAGCAATGCACGCTATCTCGTTACTCTGCTTAACATCTTCGTAAACTTTCAGGGCGGCCTCTGAGAACTTTGTCAGCCTATCAAATACACATGTTAAACTTGTTTGCAAGCCATCCAAGTTTAAATGTCTTTTGCAACTAACTTCTCCCTTGCTATCGGGTTCTCCTATTTTTTCCGGTTCATCGGGTACTTTCCCTGCTTTATTATCTTCTACTTGATGCTCTAGTGCATCGTGAATAACCAACACAGTGCCCTTGATTGAGTCGAGAAGTTCTTCAGTAGGAATTGAGTTGAGCCCTGAAAGCCAGTCACTGAGAACTACAAATATCGGAGGAGAAATGGCTTGACGAGGTGGAAAAAGTGGCTTCTTCCTTCCCTTTCTGCGTTCCTGAGGTTGCAAAATACATTTTTGAAGCCAGCCATTGAGTGCTTCCACATAGGACTTATGAGCGTCGACCCAATTCGCAAAGCGAGAGCTGAAGTATTCAAGTTCACGTTCTAGGTGGACTAAAGCCTGCTTGTAAACTTCACTTTGTGTTGCAACTGCCGATGTCTTCGCATAGTAAGCTAATGATATTTTAATGAATTGAGTATGATGGCTCTCGAGCATTGCTTTCCACATTCTTATCAGCCTGAAACATACTGTTAGTTTTAAACTATGTGATTGCAAAATGACATGAAACAGAACAAAGATAGGTTTGGATATAGTGTATCAGTTGAGATTCTCTTCTATGTCATGTGTTAAGACCTATATCTAATTATCTCATAGGAGGTCTACTTGTAATGTTCCACAATATGGATAACATATATAAGATAGTGTAGCTACCTAGGGTTATTCTATGAGGAATAATTCCCTCGAACTAATATGGCATCAAAGCCATCATTCTTCCACGCAGTCTTTCTTCTGCACCAATTATTGGCAATATATCTCCCTCCAGGTCAGCCAAACACCTCTCTCTTTATCTCCTTGTTCTGGTTGTCATTCCCACACACCATCCCCAATTGCATCTCCTCCTAGCATTGTTGGCGCTGCATCTCTTCCACAAGCATTAGCACACCAGCACGTCACTTCCTAAGCTGTGACACTATTCGCATCTCTTCCACAGGCTCAGGTGCTACTGATCCTCATAGGCGATAATCGCCTACAATTCTTCCAAAGCCCTAACTTGACAGTCCAAAGCTTCTCCACTTGTCTCATCTCTTGTTCCATTACAGATCAAGCAACAAAACCATGTTCCCATCTCCACTTGGTCAGTGCACAAAGTTCCCATCTCAATAATGCTTCCTCCATATCCCATTGAATAACACCATCTCCAAGAAAGTCCTCTATGTCAAGCTCATCCTCATTGACAGCCCCATTGCCTTGGGTTGGATAACACCTCTAAGAAACCATGATAGTTAGAGAAGTAAAATGGAAAGACTATCCTTACCTACTAATTTTTTAGGTGAATCATTCCAAAATAACTTGCGAACCTAAATTAGATTCGACTAAAgctcaaacaaaaatattttatttccaaGCATAGAGTTTACAATCAACTCACACGTCAATAATTTATTCAGTTCAGGTTCACCTCTAATCAACTAGAGATCCACTATCAACTAAGACCCGAAACTTGTTGTTCCCTAGTCAAATGCTCCTTACTAACCACCACATCATTTCATAATGATAATCCACAAGTCTACTCATAATATCTTATAGTTGTATCTTCCAATCTTCAAAGCCATTGATACTTGCACCTTTAAGTCCACCTCACTAGAC from Zingiber officinale cultivar Zhangliang chromosome 6B, Zo_v1.1, whole genome shotgun sequence carries:
- the LOC121992439 gene encoding ras-related protein RABH1e-like, coding for MSPVTERGCCLKVETLPRRVDDLLLLLFLLLLLLLLCLLLRSHLQSALPKRGRMAMVSALAKYKLVFLGDQSVGKTSIITRFMYDKFDITYQATIGIDFLSKTMYLEDRTVRLQLWDTAGQERFRSLIPSYIRDSSVAIIVYDISNRQSFLNTSRWIEEVRTERGSDVIIVLVGNKTDLIDKRQVSMEEGETKARESGVMFIETSAKAGFNIKPLFRKIAASLPGMESLTSTKQEDMVDVNLKTTTTSAQPQQQSSGCAC